From one Diprion similis isolate iyDipSimi1 chromosome 7, iyDipSimi1.1, whole genome shotgun sequence genomic stretch:
- the LOC124408259 gene encoding lipid storage droplets surface-binding protein 2-like — MVSETVQLPQIELFNRVLGLPMIEFALTKSASTYSRVKDSHQLVYWALSSAEASLSNATNQAVPIAAPIAKRLENSIHLVDQTLCKGLDKIEEKVPMVKEKPEIILESAVGLAMRTVQPAVSRISYVNDLFLTQAASLKTLSWNKANDILGTQVGTVALQGFDSTAAVADKLIDHYFPASGVEEDTVPVSLEEDKLLHTLQTVGRLSNKAARRVYASVSQRLKTLGTDDLREYVSHIVTILHLNQYLNAINDKVQAMTGPKEEASISTTSQKSL, encoded by the exons ATGGTGTCCGAGACGGTTCAGCTACCTCAAATAGAATTGTTCAACCGAGTATTGGGGCTGCCGATGATCGAGTTTGCGCTGACCAAGTCGGCTTCGACGTACTCTCGAGTTAAGGATTCTCACCAGCTGGTGTATTGGGCACTTTCGAGTGCCGAGGCGTCCCTGAGCAATGCGACAAACCAGGCGGTTCCAATTGCAGCTCCGATCGCGAAGAGACTTGAGAATTCGATTCATCTGGTTGACCAGACGCTGTGCAAAGGACTTGACAAGATCGAAGAGAAGGTCCCAATGGTCAAGGAGAAGCCTGAAATT ATCCTCGAGTCAGCCGTTGGACTCGCGATGAGGACCGTCCAGCCGGCAGTATCGCGGATTTCATACGTCAACGACCTCTTCTTGACTCAAGCGGCCAGTCTGAAGACCCTGAGCTGGAACAAGGCGAACGACATCCTTGGGACTCAGGTTGGAACAGTGGCGCTTCAGGGATTCGATAGCACCGCTGCGGTTGCTGACAAGTTGATCGACCATTATTTCCCGGCTTCTGGAGTAGAGGAGGATACAG TTCCGGTTTCGTTGGAAGAGGACAAATTACTGCATACTCTGCAGACTGTCGGGCGTCTATCCAACAAGGCTGCTCGTCGGGTTTACGCGAGTGTGAGCCAACGCCTCAAAACTCTAGGCACCGATGATTTGAGAGAGTACGTGAGTCACATTGTCACAATTCTGCATCTGAACCAGTACCTCAACGCCATTAATGACAAAGTCCAGGCGATGACGGGACCGAAGGAGGAAGCGAGCATATCTACTACATCCCAGAAATCCTTATAA